The sequence CACGATCAACTTTATTGGCTTGTCGATAGTTGGACATGTTCATCTTGCTGTTAATTTAGGtgagttaaaaaaaacatgttgaGAAGTTCATTTTGAGCGACTTTCAATTCACTTTTGTCTAGTGCACATATTGTATCTCTAAGCCATGGGTTCTAGATGGCAAGGAGCACGTGGTGTTTTCAAAGGGCAACGCGTGTTGCCAATGATGATGACAATGATAATGATTGCTTACGCTCTCCACTGTTCAGCGGCAGAGCTCTCTTCAACTCACGCATTCGGCGTGTTACAGACAGCGCAGCGttacacgcttaaagtcaagtacacatcgcatgaatagctttcacacatcacggcgacgccttggccaactctcactatgagtgaaaatgttgtgtgaaacataagcagtcgctgtgtactgtctcacatgtgcatgatatgtgtaagtgagtttgcctcgaactgtcaaagtcccttcgggtcgctatgatggcgaacgtgtgcagaatgtgctgcaagaaatcgtactttttcggaggtttttcattttgttttgatggcgaaacaaaaaaaagtgcgaatacaatcatcgcactttgttttgttgatcgaaacgattggagaagcctccgaataagtatggaaaagttggcttacTTTAACATTtacaattgaggttaggttcgatttccgactgctctctcgctgtgtaaaatgaactcaccgaaaatcatcggccatcggttacacaaaaatgTGTAACATCGTAGTTACacataatatgagttgttccaggagaggcccgttttgtgtgaacggaacacaaaaatatgtaagtcattttaagcgtgtagcTCACCGACATCCTGACTTTTCAGACAAGAGAGGCTTCAATTGATAACAGAAACTATTGACACAGTAACCGTGGAAGAGTGCATAGCGTGAGCGCATCATTCTGGCGGTTTTGTCGATGCTCTAGGTTCGAATCCAAGAGGCAGCCATGGgagggggaagggggtggggcatttaagagactgtaaaggtgatcggccgtacggcacactattttttgtacacacatacacgctcacatccacacatatagcctagacagacaaatataaatttttggatttgtgcaaagcttcttagttgtcgaccaagtgtgactaagtaggacgggagggctgttcgggacgattccggttgctgagataacaatcggaattatacgcacgtcctccaggtgccacatctgcttcaactcctccgcccagtcgtggtacttcgttatcttggtGGAGAAtattgtttggacattatggtctagcggaatagcaatgtcgatgagggttacccgcttcatcattttgtcgtagaccacaatatcgggccgattggcacgaatgaggacatccgttatgatttcgcgatcccagtacagcttcacgaaacaattttccagaaccgggtcAGGCACATATGTGTAGTAGGCGACTAACTGGTTAatcaagttgtgctttaaagcaagctgttggtggacaatcttggctacttcgttatgacgaccgagataggctgaattatagatagtggaatatatagatgagcgaagataaatcctctgtctccaaacgaactgtcaaacgtgtctccaaacgagcatgacgtcacgatttcaatggaaacgttaagggctgtgacgtcatatacGCGTGTGCACGggtaaaaaaatcgactcagccatgctttcgctcatctatagattctactatctataggctgaatcagctaaggctgaacacccggacacgatatgttcgatcgtctctcttactgaattgcacttcctgcaacGGTCcttcacgttttcgtgcaatatatagtgccgatagttcttcgttgcaattacccggtcctggatggctaccatgaatccttctgtttccgagaagagttcaccccgcaccagccacgtattcgacgccgctttgtcgatatattccagctccagttgatgggggtacgtcccatgcaactccttctgcttccacgatgcgatcatctcgtcgacagatttgatgtcgcaattcagctgatagtcctcctgcgccagatgcagggcactgaatccgtggtcagcttcacacacagcgcgatagatttggcggttctggctttccacgaagtatcttcgcaactgctggatctgggaaacacatagtgtttgcatatcggtgacgcctcttcctcctactgtacgcggcagggtgactctctcaatggacgattttggatggcgcatgcgatgcttagtgaacgccactcgtactgctcgttctaacgcctccaagtcagtcttggtccacttcaccaccccgaaactgtatgtcaacaaaggcacagcaaacgtgtttatcgccttcaccttgttgccggccgacaagaggctcttcaaaataccgttgacacgatgcaagaacttttcctgccgCTCTTTCTTCGTTGTATGGCGATGAatgtatggcgaattcctttcagttgcaggaaacctaggaacttgtacgtttcgccttcaaccatgtttcgaatctcctcctgttcgttgacgcggaaactgtcggcatccaccagatgaccccggtgtagatgtatggatcgacatttatcgataccaaactccatccggatgtcgtcgctgaataccgttacaagccgcagaaattggtgcagcttctccacagattccgcaaacagcttcaagtcgtccataaagaaggtgtgggtaatgtttgtactccttacccactcttcaaatgatagccatagttgtgttggttgagtgctctgctaagagggttcatggcaaggcaaaaccatagaggactaaaggtatcgccttggaatatgcctctcctgatgctgagagtcctggaccgtaacaccttttctccatcGGTTATGTGTAGtgatgtgctccacatccccatagcgtgctgcattagcctaccgtctatcttatacaactgcagtaccttaagaaggtacgagtgaggtactgagtcgttTCCTTTTTTATAGTCGATgtacgccatgctcaggtttctttgcttgtgggtggcctgcccaacaacgactgcatcaatgatgacctgatccttgcagcaTTGTGTGTTACGTCAACAACCTTTTTGTTgctcggtcatcaggttgttgacgtcgcaatggttctgcaccctcctcgctattaccgatgacagcacattgtacagactcgaaaggcacgttattggtctgtacttggttgggttcaaagtgttccgatccttcggcagaagataagtgacacccctagtgatAAATTCCTGTAGCTgcccggggttatctagtaccgtgttgaagcattccgccatccgcccgtggaccgCTGTGAGtttttttataccagaaattatgcacaaaatcaggtcctggtgcagcccaattcctggtataccgggtagcctccggtatgtcttgggcggtcacgttgatagcggtcatgtctccaattccaccacaatatcgctcttcttctgccatccatACCCCATCGCCattatgtatgacggggttctcccatagattggaccaaaactgcgtaACTTCTCCAATCTCCTGAAGGCCCTCGtcaaagtcggctttgtcgtttcggatgtggttgtagaactccctttcaaccgataggagtactgcaacaTGGGTATCTGAtgtcgggacatggggtctgtcccacggaactgtgtaactcCTGTGCCAatatgattagctagttcgtccttcaattgctgtcgttgtaattccactgttggtcctggagcggcaggtgcaatcgaatcgtgacggttacttgcgattgatgcatccaacccaacagaactccttctcgacgtatcgctcgatcgtgcctcctcctcctctcctaattccctctgcacttcctgcttgatgtactctacgtcttctggagtcagcatattatgtaacataatagctctctggcgtgtgtacaactttttctggtcaagctggggtgaaaaccgagggaacctctcgttgaacatctccagcatcgccggtctgccggacatatccgtctccatcctggtgcaaacgtagtagcaacggatcacgtactgattcatctcccttgtccacataATCCGTTGCCGTCGGTggcccgctaacgtgagtgattgacgtcaggtgcagcattgccttggtgatttcttctgctgccgtttctgttttgccttgtcggcacgggctgagcccgatgactGTTGCACCTCACCACATggtcgctgttgcacctctccttcctctagccgctggctgctcgctctgtcccccgttccaggaccagctccagtaggggctccctcctcgggcaatcgcatgggtggtattcttcttgagcgtaactccatatctgggtgtgctttcattcccggaagctacgggttctgtaaggttatttaattctttacagtgctaaatagctaggttcaagcgccagtgctcgcccgagggtggtttttcattggtgtTTAGGAATTGGGCCCTCAGCTCCCACCTactcgaaatggtggtttttcatggaCGCCCAGGGTATTTCACCTGAGCTCCCACCTATTATATATGAAATAGTCACCCCAATAACCCCTATCTTAAAATAAATACATTAACTACGTACATACGTTAGCTTATAGTCAAGAGCGAAAAATATGGTGAAAATTACACTTATTTGTTTCTCGcgacacattaaaatcaaataacATCACAGAATAACACGTATTGAATAAACGGGACATGCTTCGGACCGGCACATGTAGTCCATAGTTAGTTCTGGTAGTCCATAGTTAGTTCTGGCGGTGCGGTAGGAAGATTGATGAACGAGTGTGAACGGAGATTACGGCTGCGAGTGTTGATGTCCAGCAAGCTGAGCAACGTACGGCAGTCAATGTTTCCTTGCAGAAGATCGCCGATGAAGCAGGCCTTAGCCACGTTACGCCTTGCATCAAAAGAGTCGAGGCAACGGCTACTGTAACTTGGTAGGTTGAGCGGATCTCCCCACCTTAGATATCGCAGAGCGAAGCGCACGAATTTTCTCTGGATAGCTTCGATGCGCTGAGCTTCGCTTTGGTAATACGGAGCCCAGACAACTGACGAGTACTCCAAGATTGGACGAACGGTTgcacaaaacagtgatttcagaCAGCACACATCCCGGAATTTCTTGGCAAAGCGAAACAGGAAGCCTAGTTGTGAAGATGCCTTCGAAACGATATAGGCCACATGATCCTTGAATGTCATTTTCGAGTCGATCAAAACTTCGAGATCCTTGACTGTCGATTCGCGTTGAAGCTGAATATCTCCCAAAGCGTAGTCGAATAGGAAGAGCGAATGTTTGCGGCGGAAGGATAGGACAGAACATTTTGCGACATTTGATGTCATTCGGTTTATGCGGCACCATTTAGCAAACACTCCGAATTGTTGTTGCAGAAACATTGCATCTTGAGGATGCTTTATAGAGTAATATAgcttcatgtcgtcggcttacGATAGTTTAAGGCatttgagtacaaaattaaCGTCGTTCATATACAACAGGAATAAAAACGGACCCAAATGGCTGCCATGTGGAACGCCAGACCAAACCGGAAAGGGCAGTGAAATGTGATCTCCGATTTTAACCGCCATACTCCGTCCAGTTAAATAGGATTGAAGCCAACCGAGCATGGAGTTAATAATGCCTAATTTGTCAAATTTCGCAATGGCGATCTGATGATTCATCTTGTCGAATGCTGCGGAAAGGTCTGTATAAATGGCATCCACCTGATGGCCACTCTCCAtttcgggaccgatttgcgatttgggcgtaacttattttgtaaacaaacattgttttgtttattccgtagaatgcaagcgtttttctCCAAAAGTAATTCCCTTACCTGGTAGAGGAAAGCCTATTATATAGGATACATGTCGtggttttctcaggaaatgCTTCCTGTAGCtggaattcgccttccaatgtttgtttacaaaataagttacgcccaaatcgcaaatcagtcccgatttGTCGAATTACAAAGGAAGTGAAACACGTTAGGTAAGTAGTCGTCGATCTTTTAGGCATAAACCCGTGTTGGTCGTTCGATATGTAATGTGCATACTTCTGAACCAATTCTTTGAGAATAATCAGCTCAAACAGCTTAGAAATAGCGCAGCTATTCCCCGGTAATTTGAAACAGTCCTCTTGCATCCTTTTTTGAAAGCTGGGAATAAATATGATTGTTTCCAGCAGTTCGGAAACAATCCGGTAGTCAATGAGAGGTTGAATACTGCAGCTAACGGCTTTGCAAGCGGCTGATATTCCTCTGGTCCGCATCCGATATCCATTAATCCACCAGATACATTTTAACGAACAATTCAACCCAAATAAGttaggcgggttttatgggcgaacgctccaccacggaccaggtgtactgcagaaatgccgcgaatacaacgtggccacacataatctattcatcgacttcaaagccgcatatgatacaatcgttggggccagctatggcagctaatgcacgaacacggatttcaggataaactgacacggttgatcaaagcgacgatggatcgggtgatgtgcgtagttcgagtttcagctattcaacattgctttggaaggggtaatacgaaaatgataccagcagagaaattcggagacgcatagtggctggaaatacgtactttggactccgcaagacgctttgatcgaatagagttagccgccgtaccaaactgacaatttacaaaacgctcattagaccggtagtcctctacggacacgagacctggacgatgctcgtggaggaccaacgcgcacttggagctttcgaaaggaaagtgctgcgtatcatctatggtggggtgcagatggcgtacggtacgtggaggaggcgaatgaaccacgaattgcatcagctgttgggagaaccatccatcgttcacaccgcgaaaatcggacgactgcggtgggccgggcccgtagcaagaatgtcggacagtaatccggtggaaattgttctcgacaacgatccgacgggcacaagaaggtgaggtgcgcagcgggcaaggtggatcgatcaggtgcaCCGAGCCGAATGGGGaaaactcttatataccgcaaaGGCCAGTTCGTTCTtagcctgaaaaaaaaaaataagttggtTTTTAGCTGACGAAGACGATTTTTGGGTATGTAAGCGCATTACTCGTCTctaatgtttgttgggatggaTGAGCTGATTGGATAAATTCAGTGGAGGCGAGGAAGTTCAGAAGCGGAAAAAAGCAGGAACTAATGAGAATTATTCGCCTGTGCAAACGGAAACTTCAGCAGACCCTAGTGGACTATAGAAAAAATGATTACCTatagaaatagcaaaatattaggtaccGATGGGGAAATACCctctattctttttttttgcactagTTAAAAAACCaatgaaatcaattttgttttgccaATACTTTATCGTAGTCGGTTTTGGGAAGTTTTAttgattgacatttagtcgaatgacgttCCATCAAAGGACATTTCGTTGAAAATACAATTAATCGAATGTAAAGTGCAGCATAGgttttttgattgtttttatgCAACGTATTTTTGAACAAGTGTCGCTCCACGAATCATCATTCgattaaatgtattttgaccaggtggtatattttcctatttttttgtatgattccATTCCTTATGCGACTTTTTCAAACACCACAATAATTCATTTAACGATCCAATTACAAAAGTGCTTTCATCATTCGTGTTTCCAGTTACTACTTTGATCCTTCCCCAtctgttgtttgaatttcacctGGCGTTAAGCTAAAATTGACTTCAATGTCTATCTATCTATAGCTATCTAtcttctattttcttcttctctaaTAATTCTTctctataataaaaatgaaatggtatgtgttcgtatccgcataactcgaaaacggatgGATGGGTTTTCCTCAGCAAAtttgttcgttatcgtttccgatgggttcatatgatatttcctcatgagaaaatcacgagtaaagttgagtaaatcgttaaaaactaaaattaagattcgtatggaaatttcgcatgggcagttcacaacgcgttCGCCTATTATGCAGCACAACGTCTGCCGGTTCGACTAGCTATGGATAAAAATGATGAATGTTTTAGTTTATTGTAGGTACATTCAAGTGAATTTGACCTACATATATGAAATCTTTTTCCGAACATTCAGAAACTTACTAATGAAATCTGGAAAATGCCAAATGATTCTCAGGGTGTTTCATATATCGTTTTGACTCAAACTCCGAAAATGGCTCATATTCAGAGCACCAACTTTCATATCGCCGTTTTGGCTTTATTTGTGAAATTTTTTCCATGGAatcttgaattcgtttgtaatcttgaaCCTGAGTGGGAAGAACCGATACAAAAGTTAGTTTGAGGGCGCtgaaacgccagtgttcggaatatgagtcatgttcgcgatttgagtcaaaacggtaccacCATCAATAATTTTAAGCTTCTAGGAATTCATAACATCTTTAACAAGCTTCCTAGATGTAGCATAATATGGAGTATTCAGATATTCTAAAAAGTCACATTAATGTGAGTGTCTCTAGTGAAAGCAATTAGTGAgtccacttccacagttattaactgcgaagttttCAAGTCAAGTCACCATTTTAACATTCGTATGTCATGGCTCAAACACTACAATGATTGgttggaaaaaaaactttcaacacAGTCTTACTTTGTAGCTGGTCGTCCTACTGCTAAGATGGTAAAGGACTAGCCGGCTTACCTTAGTGTTTAAAAAAAGTCCTATATCAATAAAAGAGAACAAGAATTCAACCCTTCATATCCGCAAAGTTCAGCCGTTGTACTTTATTGTTCGAAAATAATCGCATGCTTACCGCGCTTTCAGAATGATGCCCAGCTCGGCATATGCATTTTTGCTGTCCCGATTAATCGTGTTCGTATGAATTTCTCTCCCCTCGTCTGACCAggttagaaatttgaaatttttggcACCCTTCTCGACGCTGGCTAATTTTATCACACTGGTATCGTTCGGAATCATCCTGTACTACATTTTTCGCGAGCCGATCACGTTTGAGGGCAAAGCGGCTGTCGGAAACGTTACCGAGTTTCCGCTGTTCTTCGGTACGGTGCTGTTCGCCCTGGAGGCCATCGGTGTGGTGAGTATGGGAAATGGGGTCCTTCGTCCCGATCGATGAACTTACagttttctttttcattcatGATGTACGTACATAGATTCTACCGCTCGAAAATGAGATGAAGAAGCCTAACAAATTCGGAGGAAACTTTGGGGTACTCAACAAAGCGATGATTCTGATTGTAACGCTTTACATCGGAATGGGATTCTTTGGTTATTTGAACTATGGAGCAGATGCCAAGGGCTCAATCACACTGAATCTACCGGAGAAGGAGATGTAAATATTACCAAATATGGGGTAACACTTGTGTATCATTCACAAAATCATAATTCGgttattttattttagtttGGCCCAGAGCGTCAAGGGAATGCTGGCTTTTGCCATCTACATCACTCACGGATTGGCATGCTACGTGGCAATTGACATCACCTGGAACGATTACGTCAAGAAACGGTTTGGAGACTCGCCACGAAGTGTTTTCTATGAATACATCGTCCGGACCGTATTGGTCTTGATCACATGTAAGTTGACTTGAAAAACAAACACCTGAACGCCTGATTAATATGTTGTTCTCTCGAATTTCAGTCCTGCTGGCCGTAGCCATTCCCAATCTGGAGCTGTTCATCTCGCTGTTTGGTGCACTATGTCTGTCGGCGCTGGGAATTGCTTTCCCTGCTCTGATCCAAACCTGCACCTACTGGCACGATAGACACGGATGGGACAAAACTTGGATGATCATCAAGAACGTCATCATCGGCGTTATTGCCATTGTGGGCCTGGTGGTTGGAACTACCACCAGCTTGAAGGAAATTGTGCAAACATTCTTCGAGCATGAGTAGGATAAGTTCAGTTGAAAGCTGTCCTCAAAGTCCAGTGATGACATCTAATTAGAAGAAAGAATGCGCAGTGAAAAGTTCACGTTAAACGTGAACCAATGAGTATTATCACGTCCTATGTCGTTGCAGGTTCGACTACAACCAGCCAACGAAGAGGGACTTGTTTATTTGCTCGGTTTGAGGCAGGATAAACCTTTTTCTCGAACTTTTAAGAGCTTCAATGCATTCCTAAAACAGTTTTGAACTGTTTGTAGATAGAACTTGAACTAGTAGTATTGTTCAGTATCTGTAGTTTGTAGAACATTTCGATGAGCAACCCACGGACACCCTAATGTATTATTTAGTGAGTTAATTGTCATACTTTTAATATGTATATTTGAAGTCTATTATTACAATAAACCAATGTGCCAATTCAATGAACAATATATTTGTTTATACATTATGAGCGACACTAAGGAACCAAATTTGCAAAAGGTTTCGAGAGAAACTTTCGAAAGTAGATATTTACGAATATTTTTATGTAAAAATTATTATAGAGTGAACTTTGGATAATCGAATATACATAAACAGTAACAATTATTGAGTTGTGATGCATACCTTTCTtccaaaataaatgaaaatgtgagaaaataaTTCCGAATTTTTATGTCCCCATCTTTTAAATTCATTTATCGGCCTCTCTGGAGTGAAGAACCAATGATTTCTTTTTGCATGTATTGTCACAGCAGTATATCTgacctgtaatgctgggtagacaccttcacgtggtgtgttacggggtaagatctaccacggttacattgccagctacaggcaaatcccgACCCAACGATACCTAATTAAAATCAGGGTCTGTTGATGACAGGCTACAGGTTAGTAGCTGTCCAACATTTATATTTTGGTTTGGTGGTGCTACGTAAGATATTCTCTTCATTTCATTGATCAACGTATGTGGAAACGGATCGTGGGGTATAAATAACTTTTGAGCTGGATCTGTAATCTAAGCAAAAGGAGACAACTTTGGTGAAGGAAGCCGGAGTTTAGCGATTTTTTGAACAATACAAGACCTATATTAGACAGGTCACAGGTGAGTGACGGTCCATTAGCTTCGTAGCCGTGTCGGCGGTACTTCCTGGGTCTCTTTTGTATATTTTCCGGTACAATTGCTTGCATCGTGTTCCGGTAAAACTGATAGTGTGGGTATGGCTGGAAGGATTAaagataaaattaaaaaacgcGAGCGTGTTTTTGCTGCTTTGCGTCGGCATTTACCATTTATAGCCACATATGACCCAGCGGCTAATCAAGGGCAGGTTCAACCACGGTCGGACAAATTAGAGGCAACTTGGGATGATTTTCATGAGCTACAAGAGGAAATTTGTGAGTTGGATGCAAAGGGGGAGTTTGAGCAAGAGAGTAAGAGACTAATAATGCATATGGTGAATTCGAGACTCAGTATTATGAGCTACCAAACTTGCTCCTCGTGGCCTGGGCCAAACCTGGAGAACTCTATGCGGAATAACAGTGCGTTGGGGCTACATACTGGGGTTCGTCTGCCGCAAATTTCGTTGCCGGAGTTCGACGGAGACTACAAGGGGTGGCTTTGCTTCAAGTCTACTTTTGTTTCGCTAATCCACGATTCCCAAGAACTCAGCGATGTGCAGAAGTTGCATTACCTGAAATCTGCATTGAAAGGGGAAGCGGCCAAGTTGATCGAGTCTCTAACGATCACCAACGACAACTACGTGATTGCTTGGGAAACTATTGCGAAGCGATACTCGAATGAATATCTGCTCAAAAAACGGCACCTTCAGGCGTTAATGGAGTTCATGGATTGATGGATGAGTTCGATCAACGTCTGAAGGTATTGAAGCAGCTTGGGGAGAAGACTGAGCACTGGAGAGCGATGATTATCCACTGGATGTGCTCGAAGCTGGACACACATACTCTGCAGCTATGGGAGGATCATGCAGCTGAGGAAGCCAACATTCGTGGCTTTGGTGGATTTTTTAGAGAAGATAACGAGGGTTCTGGAAGCCGTGCAGTCCAATACTGGCAAGGTCAACAGTGTTCAGCCAAAGGTCCAGATGAAGCGAGAGAAATAGGCGGTTCATACTTCGATGGAGAGCGGAAGAAGTGATCCATTGTGTCAATGTTGCGGCGAGCAGCATTATCTGGTTCGGTGTGCCAAATTCCAAAGTTTAGGATCTAAGGAGAGATAGGATTTCATCAACAGCAAAAGACTTTGCAGCAACTGTTTTAAATCCGGGCATTGGGTGTGGGATTGCAACTCCAGATCTGGCTGCAAGACCTGCGGGAGGAAGCA comes from Armigeres subalbatus isolate Guangzhou_Male chromosome 2, GZ_Asu_2, whole genome shotgun sequence and encodes:
- the LOC134216759 gene encoding proton-coupled amino acid transporter-like protein CG1139; translation: MTVDKGHSNTAFVGDEQVPSKKSTAAKTISANSYVLEIQDKKHGIEVDYNPYEHRHVEHPTTSNETLIHLLKGSLGTGILAMPNAFHHAGWLVGSIGTLLIGILCTYCIHLLIKAEYELCRRKRVPSLNYPAVTQTALMEGPDALKPLANVIIHIINVFLLIYQLGTCCVYVVFVASNIKAIADYYTETPTDVRLFMLIILLPLILINWVRNLKFLAPFSTLANFITLVSFGIILYYIFREPITFEGKAAVGNVTEFPLFFGTVLFALEAIGVILPLENEMKKPNKFGGNFGVLNKAMILIVTLYIGMGFFGYLNYGADAKGSITLNLPEKEILAQSVKGMLAFAIYITHGLACYVAIDITWNDYVKKRFGDSPRSVFYEYIVRTVLVLITFLLAVAIPNLELFISLFGALCLSALGIAFPALIQTCTYWHDRHGWDKTWMIIKNVIIGVIAIVGLVVGTTTSLKEIVQTFFEHE